Part of the Prevotella communis genome is shown below.
AGTCGGCACGGCAAACGTATACGGTGACGTCTGCATAATGGCCAATCTGGAAGGTATCGGTTACCAGACCAACAGGTGCGGTATCGAGGATGATATAGTCGTACTGTTTGCGGAGCATATCCATGATCTGTCTCATGTTGTCGCGTGCCAGCAACTCTGTGGGGTTTGGAGGCGTAGGACCAGCCAGCAACAGGTCAAGGTTGGCATTGACGCCTGATGATCTGATCTGTGACTTCAGGTCTTCTTCGTCAATCTTGTCCTTCACAAGCAGTGAGGTGATACCGATGGTACGGTCCTTGATGTCAAACAGGCGGCCCAGGGCTGGCTTACGGATATCGAGACCAAGCAGAATGGTCTTCTTTCCGAGCAGTGCGAAACTGACGGCCAGGTTGGCTGCGTTGAAGGTCTTACCCTCACCAGAGGTTGACGAGGTGAACAGGATAGCCTTGTCGTTCTCCTTCATCAGGAACTGGATATTCGTACGCATGCTACGGAATATCTCGTCGGTCTGGTTGTTCTTGTTCTCGTGTACCACGATACCTGCAGCTGTCTTTGCATCCTCATTGGCAATAGCCACGTCGGCCACGATGGGAATGTCTGTCAGGCGCATCACGTCCTCATGACCTTCAATCTTATAGCGCAGGAACTGCAACAGGTAGGTGATGAGCAGAGGAAGGGCCAAGCCTAATACGATTGCAACAAGAAGAATGATGGCATCCTTAGGACTTACCTTGCCACCGAAAGCGGGTTCGTCGATAAGGCGGCCTTTGTCTGCAGTAGCAGCCAGTGAGATAGAATTCTCCTCACGCTTCTGGAGCAACATCAGGTAAAGGCCTGACATCACATCCTGCTGACGGCCAATCTCGGTCAGGATACGCTCCTGCTCAGGTGCATTGACAATCTTCGTCTGGTATTCGTTGTATTGCTTCTCGACGCCCTGACGAGCAATGTCGGCTGTGCGACGTGCCTGTCGGAGGGCTTCCTTGATACTCTCACCCAGTTCATCCAGTAATTTAGTCAAGGGCTCTACCTTTGGCGAAATCCCTGATGCAGAAGCCAGCAGATGGTTGCGGTCTAATACGGTCTTGTTGTACTGTGAGATAAGCGCATTGGATGCCGCATCCTCCATACCAACATTAGAGGGGATGATCTGGTATTTGTTGTTGGGGTTCTGGACATACTTGCTCAGATCGTCCAGAATCATAATCTGTGTATTAGCCTTTGACAGTTCGCCATAATACTGGTTAACCTGTGTCATGGTCTGCGTAGCATCCAGTCTCATCTGCACCAGATTGTTGTTGCGCTTGTAGACCTCCAGTTTGCTTTCCGTAGTACCCAACTCCTCGGAAATCTTCTCAAGACGGGAATTGATGAATTCCTCAGTCTTGTAGGCAATCTCGTTCTTGTCGGCATTGGCCTGACGGTTATAGACAACAGCCAGGTGCTTCAGGTAGTCCAGGGCACGCTCTGCGCTTTGGTCTCTGATGGTCAACTGTGCTATAGAGGTCTGCTTGGAGGTAGGCGCAATGTTGATGATCTTGGCGTATGAAGCAGCCATGCTCTTGGGTGATCTCACGGTGACAATCCAGGATGTGGTCTTTTCTTCAGCCTCTTTTGCTTCTCCCTTCATGGCTCTCTTGGCGCGTTTGCTTAACTGCTCCAACTCCAGGTTCTCTGTAAAGGTCAGTGTACCGTAAGGTGTCTCAACGCTGGCGGGCAGTGACTTGAACGAGCCTTCGAATTTGGCTTCCTTGAGTCCCTGAACCTTGTAGGTCTTGCCTTCTTTGATAAGACGGAAGCTGAATGCTCTCTTCAATGTGTTGTCAAGATCATCCAAATCGTCAGTCGGCATGTCCAC
Proteins encoded:
- a CDS encoding GumC family protein; this encodes MEENKTIESPLENGLQEEESSFDIKTIFTLLVLNWQWFLVSLIIFIAGAYLYLRYQPAVYEVSAKMLIKDETNNRRSNGQMLANMQDLGFITNSAGIDNEIEILKSRILALEVVKDLHLYVEYRTEGRITNPLVYKNQPINVDMPTDDLDDLDNTLKRAFSFRLIKEGKTYKVQGLKEAKFEGSFKSLPASVETPYGTLTFTENLELEQLSKRAKRAMKGEAKEAEEKTTSWIVTVRSPKSMAASYAKIINIAPTSKQTSIAQLTIRDQSAERALDYLKHLAVVYNRQANADKNEIAYKTEEFINSRLEKISEELGTTESKLEVYKRNNNLVQMRLDATQTMTQVNQYYGELSKANTQIMILDDLSKYVQNPNNKYQIIPSNVGMEDAASNALISQYNKTVLDRNHLLASASGISPKVEPLTKLLDELGESIKEALRQARRTADIARQGVEKQYNEYQTKIVNAPEQERILTEIGRQQDVMSGLYLMLLQKREENSISLAATADKGRLIDEPAFGGKVSPKDAIILLVAIVLGLALPLLITYLLQFLRYKIEGHEDVMRLTDIPIVADVAIANEDAKTAAGIVVHENKNNQTDEIFRSMRTNIQFLMKENDKAILFTSSTSGEGKTFNAANLAVSFALLGKKTILLGLDIRKPALGRLFDIKDRTIGITSLLVKDKIDEEDLKSQIRSSGVNANLDLLLAGPTPPNPTELLARDNMRQIMDMLRKQYDYIILDTAPVGLVTDTFQIGHYADVTVYVCRADYTPKSSFGMINTLKKEEKLPNMCLVINGIDMSKKKYGYYYGYGKYGKYGRYAYGYGYGRYGRYGYGSSYGSYGNYGNYNESHYGNKDDNSIKK